The Cyclobacteriaceae bacterium genome includes a region encoding these proteins:
- the dnaX gene encoding DNA polymerase III subunit gamma/tau: MENFVVSARKYRPLGFEEVVGQDHITTTLKNAIDSNKLAQALLFCGPRGVGKTTCARIVARMINGFEEKAEVNSLNIFELDAASNNSVEDIRSLIDQVRYPPQYGKFKVYIIDEVHMLSNAAFNAFLKTLEEPPSYAIFILATTEKHKVIPTILSRCQIFDFNRIQISDIAKQLKKIADREKIKTEEAALHLIAQKADGALRDALSIFDLMVTFSSGKGVSFQDVINNLHILDYEYYFKVVDGLLAENPTVPLLIFDEILRKGFDGQNFIVGLSEHLRNLMVSQDVRTVQLMEVPDVTKKKYIEQSKASPYSLLLSWLSIANQCDIHYKASKNQRLLVELALMKMAHFKSTFNGPAPLLESAQAGLKKKLN; encoded by the coding sequence ATGGAAAATTTCGTTGTTTCAGCCCGCAAATATCGCCCCCTCGGCTTCGAGGAGGTTGTTGGGCAGGATCACATCACTACCACACTCAAAAATGCCATCGACAGCAATAAACTGGCTCAGGCACTTTTGTTCTGCGGTCCAAGGGGTGTGGGTAAAACAACCTGCGCACGTATCGTTGCCAGAATGATCAACGGCTTTGAAGAAAAAGCCGAAGTCAACTCATTGAATATTTTTGAACTCGACGCCGCATCCAATAACTCGGTAGAAGATATCCGCAGCCTCATAGACCAGGTTCGCTATCCTCCGCAATACGGAAAATTCAAAGTGTATATCATCGATGAGGTGCACATGCTCTCAAACGCTGCCTTCAATGCATTTCTGAAGACACTGGAAGAGCCACCTTCATATGCGATTTTCATTTTAGCAACGACTGAAAAGCATAAGGTTATTCCTACGATTCTTTCCCGCTGCCAGATATTTGACTTCAACAGAATTCAGATTTCTGATATCGCAAAACAGTTGAAGAAGATCGCTGACCGCGAAAAAATTAAAACAGAAGAAGCTGCTCTTCACCTGATCGCACAAAAGGCAGATGGCGCACTTCGTGATGCTCTTTCCATCTTCGATCTGATGGTAACATTCTCCTCCGGAAAAGGTGTTTCTTTCCAGGATGTTATCAACAATCTTCATATCCTCGACTATGAATACTATTTCAAAGTAGTTGATGGGCTGCTTGCTGAAAATCCAACAGTTCCTCTTCTCATTTTTGATGAGATCCTGCGCAAAGGATTCGATGGACAGAATTTTATAGTGGGGCTAAGCGAACATCTTCGCAATCTTATGGTCTCCCAGGACGTCAGGACTGTTCAACTTATGGAAGTACCTGACGTTACCAAGAAAAAATATATTGAGCAGTCAAAAGCTTCTCCTTATTCATTGCTGCTATCCTGGTTAAGCATCGCTAATCAATGCGACATCCATTACAAGGCCAGCAAAAATCAACGCCTCCTGGTAGAGTTGGCATTGATGAAAATGGCTCATTTCAAATCGACTTTTAACGGCCCTGCCCCCCTTCTCGAATCTGCGCAAGCAGGGTTAAAAAAAAAATTGAATTAA
- a CDS encoding phenylalanine--tRNA ligase subunit beta: protein MTISYQWLSQYIDLPESPEEIGKTLTDTGLEVESIHSFESVKGGLKGLVIGEVLTCSKHPNADKLSITTVDVGQPKPLQIVCGASNVAAGQKVVVALTGTTVNPTKGDSFTIKSAKIRGEQSEGMICAEDEIGLGESHAGIIVLNTSVPNGTLASDFYKVTSDSIIEIGLTPNRAEAASHIGVARDIKAAKGRDIKWPSVDAFKVESKSLIIDVAVENTIACPRFSGVTISGVTIKESPEWLKSRLRSIGLTSINNIVDITNFVLHELGQPLHAYDADKVAGNKIIVKTQPAGTKFITLDNKERSLIANDLMVCNAEEGMCIAGVFGGAKSGISEKTKAIFLEAACFSADYVRKTSNHHQLKTDASFRFSRGTDPLNTVYAVKRAALLIKEIAGGTISSDIIDIYPVKIENRQISVKDKNVNRLIGKVIPREEIFAILKGLDIELINKTADSYTVSVPPYRVDVIQEADIVEEILRIYGFNKIELVEAAGTDFLAHFPDQNINKFKRNIGEILVGNGFFELLTNSLTNIAYQQKHSLQFQGEPVEVVNKLSEEQGILRQTMLFTGLEAVAYNFNRKQKEVKFYEFGKIYYKDNNQYIEQERLAVYLGGNIESENWQSKPRLVTYHDLAQQVVQILEKCAAGEIVQLKIEDPLYDYCMSFSHKQKEIGRIGKVKSALAKDFGIRQEIFYADMDTHLLFQSANPKFDVQEVPKFPEVKRDLSLVLDKSVSFEEIRKMVIATEKKLMKEVTVFDVYEGENIPAGKKAYSVGFTLLDETKTLTDEEIDKTMTRLMTELEKKLGAIIRK, encoded by the coding sequence ATGACCATCTCATACCAGTGGCTTAGCCAATATATAGACTTACCGGAATCGCCGGAGGAAATCGGAAAAACACTTACAGACACGGGATTAGAGGTAGAAAGCATTCATTCCTTTGAGTCTGTAAAGGGAGGATTAAAGGGTTTGGTGATTGGTGAAGTCCTTACCTGCTCAAAGCACCCCAATGCTGACAAGCTTTCCATCACGACTGTTGACGTAGGTCAGCCCAAGCCACTGCAAATCGTTTGTGGAGCCTCTAATGTTGCCGCAGGGCAAAAGGTGGTAGTCGCTTTGACTGGCACAACAGTGAACCCAACAAAGGGCGATTCTTTCACAATCAAATCTGCAAAGATCCGCGGCGAGCAAAGTGAAGGAATGATCTGTGCTGAAGATGAAATTGGATTAGGCGAAAGCCATGCAGGAATTATCGTATTGAATACATCTGTTCCTAACGGAACACTGGCATCTGATTTCTATAAAGTAACATCTGATTCTATCATTGAAATTGGCTTGACTCCAAACAGAGCTGAAGCCGCTTCACATATTGGTGTGGCTCGTGATATCAAAGCTGCAAAAGGCAGGGATATTAAATGGCCATCGGTTGATGCTTTCAAAGTTGAATCAAAGAGCCTTATAATTGATGTCGCAGTTGAAAACACGATCGCATGTCCTCGTTTTTCGGGAGTGACCATTTCGGGAGTGACTATTAAGGAATCACCTGAATGGCTTAAAAGTCGTCTTCGTTCCATCGGACTCACATCGATCAACAACATAGTAGATATTACAAATTTCGTTTTGCACGAACTCGGGCAGCCGCTTCACGCCTATGATGCCGATAAGGTAGCAGGAAATAAAATCATTGTTAAAACGCAGCCTGCAGGAACAAAATTTATAACACTTGATAATAAAGAACGCTCTTTGATTGCGAATGACCTTATGGTTTGCAATGCAGAGGAAGGAATGTGTATTGCGGGTGTCTTTGGAGGTGCGAAATCCGGTATTTCTGAAAAGACAAAGGCTATTTTTCTGGAAGCAGCATGCTTCTCAGCAGATTATGTACGCAAGACCAGCAATCATCATCAACTAAAAACAGATGCCTCATTTCGTTTTTCACGAGGCACCGATCCATTGAACACCGTCTATGCCGTCAAACGTGCTGCTTTATTGATCAAAGAAATTGCAGGCGGAACAATCTCATCGGATATTATAGATATCTATCCGGTTAAGATTGAGAATAGGCAGATATCAGTAAAAGACAAAAATGTAAATCGCCTGATTGGCAAAGTTATACCACGTGAAGAAATATTCGCCATTTTAAAGGGTCTTGATATTGAATTGATCAATAAGACAGCCGATAGTTATACTGTTTCTGTACCCCCTTATCGTGTAGATGTTATTCAGGAAGCTGATATAGTTGAGGAGATTCTTCGCATTTATGGATTCAATAAAATTGAGTTGGTTGAAGCTGCCGGAACAGATTTTCTGGCACATTTCCCAGATCAGAATATTAATAAGTTTAAGAGGAATATTGGCGAAATACTGGTTGGAAATGGATTTTTTGAACTTTTAACCAACTCATTAACAAATATTGCTTATCAGCAAAAGCACTCTTTGCAGTTTCAAGGCGAGCCCGTAGAGGTGGTTAATAAACTCAGTGAAGAACAGGGTATACTAAGACAAACAATGTTGTTCACAGGTCTTGAAGCCGTTGCGTATAACTTTAATCGCAAGCAAAAGGAAGTCAAGTTCTATGAGTTTGGAAAGATTTATTACAAAGACAATAATCAATATATTGAACAAGAGCGCCTGGCAGTATACTTGGGTGGCAATATTGAATCAGAAAACTGGCAGTCCAAACCCAGACTGGTAACGTATCATGACCTTGCCCAGCAAGTGGTGCAAATACTGGAGAAATGCGCTGCTGGTGAAATTGTTCAGCTAAAGATCGAAGATCCATTGTATGATTATTGCATGAGTTTCTCACATAAACAAAAAGAAATTGGCCGGATAGGGAAAGTAAAATCCGCATTGGCAAAAGATTTTGGCATACGACAGGAAATTTTTTACGCGGACATGGATACCCATTTGCTTTTCCAATCCGCAAATCCTAAGTTCGATGTACAGGAAGTGCCGAAGTTTCCAGAAGTCAAACGCGACCTTTCTCTGGTACTTGATAAGAGTGTCAGCTTCGAAGAGATCAGAAAAATGGTGATCGCAACGGAGAAAAAATTGATGAAGGAAGTGACAGTATTTGATGTTTACGAAGGAGAAAATATTCCAGCAGGAAAAAAGGCATACTCTGTAGGATTTACATTGCTGGATGAGACGAAAACCTTAACGGACGAGGAGATTGACAAGACCATGACGAGATTAATGACCGAATTAGAAAAAAAGCTTGGAGCGATAATAAGGAAATAG
- a CDS encoding cell division protein ZapA yields the protein MDELSIKIKIADREYPMKVKRHEEERVRAAGKLINEKLKSYREQFGTDDKQDLLAMTAFDCLVQKLAADESTHAIDESVVEKVSHLNQLVSQAIL from the coding sequence ATGGACGAACTTTCAATAAAGATCAAAATAGCAGACCGCGAATACCCCATGAAGGTAAAACGTCATGAGGAAGAGCGTGTAAGAGCTGCAGGAAAGCTGATCAACGAAAAGTTGAAATCATACCGCGAACAATTCGGAACGGACGATAAACAAGACCTATTGGCCATGACCGCTTTTGATTGCCTGGTTCAAAAACTGGCAGCAGACGAGAGCACACATGCCATTGATGAATCAGTAGTGGAGAAAGTTTCTCACCTGAATCAATTGGTCTCGCAGGCTATTTTATAG
- the rny gene encoding ribonuclease Y: MELLPYALASLALTIILSLLIGSFLYKRKVNRNKSVNDEKAKLIIKEAELQSEKIKQDRILEAKEKFLKMKQEFEEESNRKKNQIISNEQKIKQREAQLSKELEQTKRKEADLDEERQSLARQHELVKSRKEELDRFNLQKVQVLESISKLTADQARDQLVESMKEEAQSKANSYIKDIMEQAKLTATKDAKKLVIETIQRTATEHAVENSVSIFNIESDDIKGKIIGREGRNIRALEAATGVEFIVDDTPEAIIISGFDPVRREIARLSLHRLVQDGRIHPARIEEVVAKTTKNIDDEVVEIGERTVIDLGIHGLAPELIKMVGRMRFRSSYGQNLLQHSREVANLCAIMATELGLNVKQAKRAGLLHDIGKVWPEELEKPHAIVGMELAQKYKEHPIVCNAIGAHHDEIEMTSIISPIVQACDAISGARPGARREVIEQYTRRLKELEQVGLSFDGVEKCFAIQAGRELRVIVDAEKATDERAGQLSFEISQKIEKEMQYPGQIKVTVIREMRSVAYAK, encoded by the coding sequence ATGGAACTCCTCCCTTATGCATTGGCCAGCCTGGCTCTAACCATTATTCTTAGTCTTCTCATCGGCAGTTTTCTCTACAAACGAAAAGTCAATAGGAATAAATCTGTCAATGACGAAAAGGCTAAACTGATCATCAAAGAAGCCGAACTTCAATCTGAAAAGATCAAGCAAGACCGGATTCTGGAAGCAAAAGAAAAATTCCTGAAAATGAAACAGGAGTTTGAAGAAGAATCCAATCGCAAGAAGAACCAGATCATCAGCAACGAACAGAAGATCAAGCAACGTGAAGCACAACTGTCCAAAGAGCTGGAGCAAACAAAACGCAAAGAGGCTGATCTGGATGAAGAACGTCAAAGCCTTGCCCGTCAGCACGAACTTGTAAAGAGCCGAAAGGAAGAACTTGACCGATTTAACCTCCAGAAAGTTCAAGTCCTGGAAAGTATCTCAAAGCTTACAGCTGATCAGGCACGTGATCAATTGGTAGAGTCCATGAAAGAGGAAGCTCAATCAAAAGCTAATTCCTACATCAAAGACATCATGGAGCAGGCAAAACTTACAGCCACCAAAGACGCAAAGAAATTAGTTATTGAAACAATTCAGCGCACCGCTACCGAGCATGCTGTTGAAAATTCCGTTTCAATCTTTAACATAGAAAGTGACGATATCAAAGGAAAGATCATTGGTCGTGAAGGGCGAAACATTCGCGCATTGGAGGCAGCAACAGGTGTTGAATTCATTGTTGACGATACACCGGAAGCTATTATCATCTCAGGTTTTGACCCCGTCAGAAGAGAGATCGCCAGACTTTCTCTCCACAGACTTGTTCAGGATGGACGCATTCACCCTGCACGCATTGAAGAAGTAGTGGCCAAGACAACCAAAAATATTGATGATGAAGTAGTGGAAATCGGAGAGCGTACGGTAATCGATCTTGGCATTCATGGACTGGCTCCTGAATTAATCAAGATGGTAGGACGGATGCGGTTCCGTTCATCTTATGGACAAAATCTTCTACAACATTCACGTGAAGTAGCTAACCTTTGCGCAATCATGGCCACTGAATTGGGGCTAAATGTCAAGCAGGCCAAGCGCGCTGGATTGCTTCATGATATCGGCAAGGTATGGCCGGAAGAACTGGAAAAACCCCATGCTATTGTCGGCATGGAGCTGGCGCAGAAATACAAAGAACATCCTATCGTATGCAACGCTATCGGCGCTCACCATGATGAAATTGAGATGACCAGCATCATCTCTCCTATTGTTCAGGCGTGCGATGCAATCAGTGGCGCACGTCCTGGCGCACGTCGTGAGGTGATTGAACAATATACTCGTCGTCTGAAAGAACTGGAGCAAGTTGGGCTAAGCTTTGATGGTGTCGAGAAGTGCTTTGCAATTCAGGCTGGTCGTGAACTACGTGTAATTGTTGATGCTGAAAAAGCAACGGATGAACGTGCGGGGCAATTGAGCTTTGAGATTTCCCAGAAGATTGAGAAAGAGATGCAGTATCCAGGCCAGATCAAAGTAACTGTGATTAGAGAAATGAGGTCAGTAGCATACGCCAAGTAG
- a CDS encoding RidA family protein — protein MDFIYPSSTSRPKGHYSPAAVHNGFVFVSGQISTDDKGQPILDSIEEQTKRCLEKIRVILDASNSSLNRILKVSIFISNMDDWGKVNTVYSEFFGDHRPARIIVPSGPLHYGCAVEIDCIAAVN, from the coding sequence ATGGACTTTATTTACCCTTCTTCAACCTCACGACCAAAAGGTCATTATTCCCCGGCAGCGGTTCACAATGGATTTGTGTTTGTCTCAGGACAAATCTCTACCGACGACAAAGGGCAGCCGATTCTTGATTCAATTGAAGAGCAAACAAAACGATGTCTTGAAAAGATCAGGGTCATACTGGATGCATCGAACAGTTCATTGAACCGTATATTGAAAGTGAGCATTTTCATCAGCAACATGGATGACTGGGGGAAAGTAAATACAGTTTATTCTGAATTTTTTGGAGACCATCGCCCTGCAAGGATCATTGTACCCAGTGGGCCTCTTCATTACGGATGCGCTGTGGAAATTGATTGCATTGCCGCAGTGAATTGA
- a CDS encoding MFS transporter, which yields MPSARLAVNIIFFLNGFVHANYFSRLPRIQDQFHINDGIVGIVLLSSSIGSLIAMPFTGWAIIRNGSRRITLFAAFFYCILIPFIPWLPTTTLIPLMITFFLLGISSGMLDVAMNSQAVMVEKQYGKPIMTSFHALFSIGMMMGALGGSLFSKISTGLFIHFITVSAISVIVVLIARYYLIHDRPESKDSDGPAFRLPNAAMVSIGIIAFCSMLGEGAMADWSTNYMENIAKADQSLAPLGLSAFALAMTIGRVFGDGARIRFGDRPLMIACGIIASIGLMIAIIFIDPVTVIIGLFIVGIGLSAIVPIAYSIAGHTKDLPPGVGLGMVTTVGYSGFLFGPPIIGLLAEQFTLRLALLLAVGLFVLMTALSLNYKPK from the coding sequence GTGCCGTCAGCCCGTCTTGCTGTAAATATCATTTTCTTCCTGAATGGATTCGTTCACGCAAACTACTTTTCCCGTCTGCCGCGAATTCAGGACCAGTTTCACATCAATGACGGTATTGTTGGAATTGTATTACTCTCCTCCTCTATTGGTTCACTGATTGCAATGCCCTTCACAGGTTGGGCGATCATTCGCAATGGAAGCAGAAGGATCACGCTCTTTGCAGCCTTCTTTTACTGCATACTCATCCCGTTTATTCCGTGGCTACCAACTACAACCCTCATTCCCTTAATGATCACGTTTTTTCTTTTGGGTATCTCATCAGGCATGCTGGATGTCGCGATGAACTCACAAGCCGTGATGGTTGAGAAGCAATATGGCAAACCCATTATGACTTCATTTCATGCTCTCTTTAGCATAGGAATGATGATGGGAGCTCTTGGCGGATCTTTATTCTCAAAAATATCAACTGGCCTTTTTATCCATTTTATAACCGTAAGTGCGATCAGCGTAATCGTTGTGCTCATTGCACGATATTACCTCATTCACGATAGGCCTGAAAGCAAAGATTCCGATGGTCCTGCATTCCGCTTACCAAATGCAGCCATGGTAAGCATTGGTATTATAGCTTTTTGCAGTATGCTCGGTGAAGGAGCTATGGCAGACTGGAGTACTAATTACATGGAGAATATTGCGAAAGCCGATCAGAGTCTGGCTCCTTTAGGCTTATCTGCATTTGCATTGGCTATGACAATTGGTCGGGTATTTGGTGATGGTGCACGTATACGTTTCGGAGACCGACCTCTTATGATCGCTTGCGGAATCATTGCATCCATAGGACTAATGATTGCGATCATTTTCATTGACCCTGTTACTGTGATTATTGGATTGTTTATTGTTGGAATCGGACTTTCGGCTATTGTTCCCATTGCTTATAGTATTGCAGGTCACACTAAAGATCTTCCACCAGGAGTTGGGCTTGGAATGGTTACAACGGTAGGATATTCAGGGTTTCTCTTTGGCCCTCCCATAATTGGTTTGCTGGCAGAACAATTTACCCTGAGATTGGCGTTGCTTCTGGCCGTCGGACTATTTGTGCTAATGACGGCACTAAGCTTGAATTACAAGCCTAAATAA
- a CDS encoding family 43 glycosylhydrolase — protein MKKFFLFILIVISAHTVLSQKTSGNPLFPGWYADPEAMILNNQYWIYPTYSDKYEKQVYMDAFSSSDLIVWRKHSRILDTSNVKWAKRAMWAPSVVEKDKKFYLFFGANDIQNNSEDGGIGVAVADRPEGPFIDLLGRPLVDKFYNGAQPIDQFVFKDGEEYYLIYGGWKHCNIAKLNKDFTGFNNFSDDATFKEITPESYVEGPFMFKRNGKYYFMWSEGGWTGPDYSVAYAIADSPLGPFKRESKILQQDLKIATGAGHHSILHPVNSNQWYIVYHRRPLTETDRNARVICIEELSFDEKGLIKPVVITNEGVKEFRIK, from the coding sequence ATGAAAAAGTTCTTCTTATTTATCCTGATAGTAATCTCAGCTCACACTGTTCTATCCCAGAAAACTTCAGGCAATCCGCTTTTCCCGGGATGGTATGCTGATCCGGAAGCAATGATCCTTAATAATCAATATTGGATATATCCCACCTACTCTGACAAGTATGAGAAGCAGGTTTATATGGATGCATTTTCATCATCTGATCTTATTGTATGGAGGAAACATTCTCGTATTCTGGATACCTCAAATGTTAAGTGGGCAAAGCGGGCAATGTGGGCTCCATCGGTAGTGGAGAAGGATAAGAAATTCTATTTATTTTTTGGTGCCAATGACATTCAGAACAATTCTGAGGATGGGGGTATTGGGGTAGCGGTTGCTGATAGGCCGGAAGGTCCATTTATTGATTTACTTGGGCGTCCATTAGTGGACAAATTCTATAATGGAGCTCAACCAATTGATCAGTTCGTATTTAAAGATGGTGAAGAGTACTATCTGATCTATGGGGGATGGAAACATTGCAACATCGCAAAGTTGAACAAAGATTTTACAGGCTTTAATAATTTTTCAGACGACGCTACTTTTAAAGAAATTACCCCTGAAAGTTATGTGGAGGGTCCGTTTATGTTTAAGAGAAATGGAAAATACTATTTTATGTGGTCAGAAGGAGGATGGACGGGTCCTGACTACAGCGTGGCTTATGCTATCGCTGACTCACCGCTTGGCCCATTTAAAAGGGAGAGCAAAATACTTCAGCAAGATCTTAAGATTGCAACAGGAGCAGGACATCATTCTATTCTTCATCCAGTCAATAGTAACCAATGGTACATTGTATATCATCGACGACCTCTTACAGAAACGGACCGAAATGCGCGGGTGATTTGCATTGAAGAACTCTCGTTTGATGAAAAAGGACTTATTAAACCTGTTGTCATTACAAACGAAGGCGTGAAGGAATTCAGAATCAAATAA
- a CDS encoding N-acetyltransferase, with product MEIKLEQSETRGAFYIEQEGKRVAFMEFSKAGNDRIIISHTQVDNVLRGKNAGKQLVAAAVEHARKNNIKIVPLCPFARSVFDKVKEYSDVL from the coding sequence ATGGAAATCAAGTTAGAACAATCGGAAACACGTGGAGCTTTCTATATCGAACAGGAAGGCAAGCGTGTTGCATTTATGGAATTCTCAAAAGCAGGCAATGATAGAATTATCATTAGTCATACTCAGGTAGATAACGTTTTGAGAGGAAAAAATGCAGGCAAACAACTAGTTGCAGCCGCAGTAGAGCATGCGAGGAAAAACAATATCAAGATTGTTCCCCTTTGCCCTTTCGCGAGATCTGTATTTGACAAGGTGAAGGAATACTCAGACGTTCTTTAA
- a CDS encoding alpha/beta fold hydrolase: protein MPIIPSSDYKAPFYLFNGHLETIIPSAFRKIKGVHYERERLELSDGDFIDLDWLRKDSKKLMIVSHGLEGNSERHYSKGMASYFFNRGWDALAWNCRSCSGEINRLERFYHHGATEDLNEVIQHAIEKNQYDSIVLVGISMGGSLTLKYLGENGDHLPSVVKGGAAFSVPCHLGSSAKELDKPNKRFYLNRFLKKLGKKIKQKSEKFPDRVSYKGFDKIKSFEEFDTRYTSPLHGFKNAADFYERAASLPHIPHIKTPTLIVNALNDPFLPEACYPYDIAKDHPHVYLQTPERGGHTGFTLAGKDENWMEVRAFEFLGGL from the coding sequence ATGCCCATCATTCCATCATCGGATTATAAAGCACCATTTTATCTTTTTAATGGTCACCTTGAAACAATCATTCCAAGTGCCTTCAGGAAAATAAAAGGTGTTCACTATGAACGCGAGCGATTAGAACTTAGCGATGGCGATTTCATCGATCTTGATTGGCTTCGAAAGGATTCTAAAAAACTAATGATTGTTTCTCATGGACTTGAGGGAAATAGTGAACGCCATTACTCAAAGGGAATGGCTAGTTATTTTTTCAATCGTGGATGGGATGCATTAGCATGGAATTGCCGCAGTTGTAGCGGAGAGATCAACAGGCTGGAAAGATTCTATCATCATGGAGCGACGGAAGATCTGAATGAAGTTATTCAACATGCGATTGAAAAAAATCAATATGATTCCATTGTATTGGTTGGCATCAGCATGGGCGGAAGTCTCACATTAAAGTATCTTGGAGAAAACGGTGATCATTTACCTTCTGTTGTAAAAGGTGGGGCAGCTTTCTCAGTCCCTTGTCATCTGGGATCAAGTGCAAAAGAGCTTGATAAACCGAATAAGAGATTTTATCTCAACCGATTCTTAAAGAAACTTGGTAAAAAGATTAAGCAGAAGTCAGAAAAATTTCCTGATCGGGTTTCTTACAAAGGATTTGACAAAATAAAATCATTTGAAGAATTCGATACACGGTACACTTCACCGCTTCATGGATTCAAAAACGCTGCAGATTTTTATGAAAGAGCAGCCTCCCTGCCACACATTCCTCATATAAAAACACCCACACTGATTGTAAATGCACTCAATGATCCTTTTCTACCAGAGGCATGCTATCCTTATGATATCGCAAAAGATCATCCGCACGTCTATTTACAAACACCTGAAAGAGGAGGTCATACAGGATTTACCCTGGCAGGAAAAGACGAGAACTGGATGGAAGTGAGAGCCTTTGAATTTCTGGGAGGTCTTTAA
- a CDS encoding phospholipase: MKKWTLLFVLAISFQLSAQVVPDSLLDLTLFQKRTYVNKDEKMLPFRILYPENYDKKKKYPLVLFLHGAGERGDDNESQLTHGARLFLRDENRKKFPAIVVFPQCPAESFWSTVSVDRSKMPVGLVFNNNNPPNVPLSSSFELVKKLILEEGADASRIYIAGLSMGGMGTFEAVYLYPNMFAAAMPICGGGDAANYDSRVLKTPFWIFHGASDPVVDVKNSREMVDKLKKLKADIKYTEYQGVQHNSWDNAFAEPDFLSWMFSHQRR, translated from the coding sequence ATGAAAAAATGGACTCTTTTATTCGTGCTGGCAATTTCTTTTCAATTGTCAGCTCAGGTGGTTCCTGATTCGCTGCTTGACTTAACATTATTCCAAAAGCGGACCTATGTGAATAAGGATGAAAAGATGCTTCCTTTCAGGATTTTGTATCCGGAGAATTATGATAAGAAAAAGAAATATCCTCTCGTTCTGTTTCTGCACGGTGCAGGAGAACGTGGAGATGATAACGAATCTCAATTGACTCACGGAGCGCGTTTGTTTCTGCGCGATGAGAACAGAAAGAAATTTCCTGCTATTGTTGTTTTTCCCCAATGTCCGGCTGAGAGTTTCTGGAGTACGGTGAGTGTAGATCGGTCAAAGATGCCAGTAGGTTTGGTTTTTAATAACAATAATCCGCCTAACGTCCCCTTGAGTTCTTCCTTTGAACTGGTAAAAAAACTGATCCTTGAGGAAGGGGCAGATGCTTCACGCATTTATATCGCTGGCCTTTCCATGGGTGGGATGGGAACCTTTGAAGCAGTGTATCTATATCCAAATATGTTTGCAGCAGCGATGCCTATTTGCGGAGGAGGAGATGCGGCAAATTATGATTCACGTGTTCTGAAAACTCCGTTCTGGATTTTTCATGGTGCAAGTGATCCGGTGGTGGATGTAAAAAATTCCCGTGAGATGGTTGACAAGCTGAAGAAACTGAAAGCAGACATAAAATATACTGAGTACCAGGGCGTGCAACACAATAGCTGGGACAATGCTTTCGCTGAACCGGATTTTCTTTCCTGGATGTTTTCTCACCAAAGGCGTTAA